GCGCGACTCGTCCTACATGTTCGTGACGGGCCCGGACGTCGTGAAGACCGTCACCAACGAGATCGTCACGGCCGAGGAACTCGGCGGCGCGCGCACCCACACGCAAAAATCCTCCGTCGCCGACGGCGCATTCGACAATGACATCGAGGCGCTGGAAGGTGTGCGGCGTCTGTTCGACTTCCTGCCGCTCAACAACCGCGAGAAGCCGCCGGTCAGGCCGTTCCACGACGAGCCTTCGCGCCTCAAAATGCGGCTGGACACACTGGTGCCTGACATCGCCAACAAGCCCTACGACATGAAGGAACTGATCCTGGCGATCGCCGACGAAGGCGACTTCTTCGAGGTCCAGGAGGCTTACGCGCGCAACATCATCACCGGCTTCGTGCGCATCGAGGGCCAGACCGTCGGCGTAGTCGCCAACCAGCCCATGGTGCTGGCAGGTTGCCTCGACATCGATTCCTCGCGCAAGGCGGCGCGCTTCGTGCGCTTCTGCGACGCTTTCTCCATCCCCATCCTGACGCTGGTCGACGTACCGGGCTTCCTGCCGGGCACGGCGCAGGAGTATGGCGGCGTCATCAAGCATGGCGCGAAGCTGCTGTTCGCCTACAGCCAGGCGACCGTGCCGATGGTCACGCTGATCACGCGCAAGGCGTATGGCGGCGCCTATGACGTCATGGCGTCGAAGCATATCGGCGCCGACGTCAACTACGCCTGGCCGACCGCCGAGATCGCGGTGATGGGCGCCAAGGGCGCGACCGAGATCCTCTACCGTTCGGAACTCGGCGACCCGGATAAGATCGCCCAGCGCACGAAGGACTATGAAGAGCGCTTCGCCAATCCGTTCATCGCGGCCGAGCGCGGCTTCATCGACGAGGTGATCATGCCGCACTCGTCGCGCAAGCGCATCGCACGCGCCTTCGCCGCACTGCGCGGCAAGAGCGTCGATGCGCGGTGGAAGAAGCACGACACGATGCCGCTATGAGGCCGACCGACATGTTCAAGAAGATCCTCATTGCCAATCGTGGCGAGATCGCCTGCCGGGTCATCAAGACGGCCCAAAAGCTCGGCATCGCAACCGTCGCCGTCTATTCCGACGCCGACCGCGACGCGCTGCATGTCAAGATGGCCGACGAAGCAGTCCACATCGGCCCGGCCCCGTCGTCACAGTCCTACATCGTCATCGAGAAAATCCTCGACGCCATCCGTAAGACGGGCGCGGACGCCGTGCACCCCGGCTACGGCTTCCTGTCGGAGAACGCCAACTTCGCCGAGGCGCTGAAGGCCGAGGGCGTGGCCTTCATCGGCCCGCCGCCGGTCGCCATCGAGGCGATGGGCGACAAGATCACATCGAAGAAGATCGCGGCCTCCGCCGGCGTTTCCACCGTTCCCGGTCACATGGGACTTATTGAGACTGCGGACGAGGCCGTCCACATAGCTGGCTCGATCGGCTATCCGGTGATGATCAAGGCCTCCGCCGGGGGCGGCGGCAAGGGAATGCGGATCGCCTGGAACGACGCCGAGGCGCGCGAGGGGTTCCAGTCGTCGAGGAACGAGGCGAAGTCCTCCTTCGGCGACGACCGCATCTTCATCGAGAAGTTCGTCACGCAGCCGCGCCACATCGAGATCCAGGTGCTGGGAGACCAGCACGGCAACATCGTCTATCTGGGCGAGCGCGAATGCTCCATCCAGCGCCGCAACCAGAAGGTCATCGAGGAGGCGCCGTCGCCGTTCCTCGACGCCGCGACGCGCAAGGCGATGGGCGAGCAAGCCGTCGCGCTTGCCAAGGCCGTCGGCTATTTTTCCGCGGGCACCGTCGAGTTCATCGTCGACGGCGACCGCAATTTCTACTTCCTCGAGATGAACACCCGCCTGCAGGTCGAGCATCCGGTGACGGAGCTGATCACCGGCCTGGATCTGGTGGAGGAGATGATCCGCGTCGCCGCTGGCGAGCGGCTGCGCATTGCCCAGGACGACGTGAAGCTGAACGGCTGGGCGATCGAAAGCCGGCTCTACGCCGAGGATCCGTATCGCAACTTCCTGCCGTCGATCGGCCGACTGACGCGCTATCGCCCGCCCGTCGAAGGCGAGCAGGCCGATGGCATCGTGGTGCGCAACGACACCGGCGTCTTCGAGGGCGGCGAGATCTCGATGTATTACGACCCGATGATCGCCAAGCTCTGCACCTGGGCGCCCGACCGCATCACCGCGATCGACGCGATGAGCGCGGCGCTCGACGATTTCGAGGTCGAGGGCATCGGCCACAACCTGCCGTTCCTGTCGGCTGTCATGGAGCAGGAGCGGTTCCGCGAAGGCCGGCTGACAACCGCCTACATCGCGGAGGAGTTTCCCGACGGTTTTGCGGGCGTGACGCCGCGTGAGGCTGACGCCAGATTGCTCGCCGCAGCGGCCGCGCTGATCAATCTGAGGGTGCAGGGCAGGGACGTCCAAATCTCCGGCGCGCTCGCCAACCACGCGCGGCCGGTCTCGCCGGACTGGATCGTCGCGCTCGACGACTTCTCGTTCCCGATTCACTGCGAGCAAAGGCAGGACAGTGTTGCGGTGTCGTTTGATGACGGCACGACGCTCCAGGTGTCGAGCGACTGGCAACCGGGCGCGACCCACGCCACGTTCAAGATCGACGGGCGCGCCGTCGGCATCAAGACCGGGCTGGCTGGCTCGAGGATCCGGCTGCGGTGGCGCGGCATTGACGCGACCGTGTTCGTCCGCTCGCCGCGGGTGGCCGAGCTAGCGCGCCTCATGCCGAAGAAGCTGCCGCCGGACACCTCCAAGTTCCTTCTCTGCCCGATGCCGGGCGTCGTTACCTCCATCGTCGTCAACGAGGGCGATACGGTCGAGGCCGGGCAGGCGCTCGCCACCGTCGAGGCGATGAAGATGGAGAACGTGCT
This portion of the Mesorhizobium shangrilense genome encodes:
- a CDS encoding acyl-CoA carboxylase subunit beta, which translates into the protein MRAVLEQLEARRAEARLGGGQKRIDAQHAKGKLTARERIEVLLDEGSFEEYDMYVTHRAVDFGMASQKVAGDGVVTGWGTINGRMVYVFSQDFTVLGGSLSETHAQKICKIMDMAVRNGAPVIGLNDSGGARIQEGVASLAGYADVFKRNADASGVVPQISVIMGPCAGGAVYSPAMTDFIFMVRDSSYMFVTGPDVVKTVTNEIVTAEELGGARTHTQKSSVADGAFDNDIEALEGVRRLFDFLPLNNREKPPVRPFHDEPSRLKMRLDTLVPDIANKPYDMKELILAIADEGDFFEVQEAYARNIITGFVRIEGQTVGVVANQPMVLAGCLDIDSSRKAARFVRFCDAFSIPILTLVDVPGFLPGTAQEYGGVIKHGAKLLFAYSQATVPMVTLITRKAYGGAYDVMASKHIGADVNYAWPTAEIAVMGAKGATEILYRSELGDPDKIAQRTKDYEERFANPFIAAERGFIDEVIMPHSSRKRIARAFAALRGKSVDARWKKHDTMPL
- a CDS encoding acetyl-CoA carboxylase biotin carboxylase subunit, with translation MFKKILIANRGEIACRVIKTAQKLGIATVAVYSDADRDALHVKMADEAVHIGPAPSSQSYIVIEKILDAIRKTGADAVHPGYGFLSENANFAEALKAEGVAFIGPPPVAIEAMGDKITSKKIAASAGVSTVPGHMGLIETADEAVHIAGSIGYPVMIKASAGGGGKGMRIAWNDAEAREGFQSSRNEAKSSFGDDRIFIEKFVTQPRHIEIQVLGDQHGNIVYLGERECSIQRRNQKVIEEAPSPFLDAATRKAMGEQAVALAKAVGYFSAGTVEFIVDGDRNFYFLEMNTRLQVEHPVTELITGLDLVEEMIRVAAGERLRIAQDDVKLNGWAIESRLYAEDPYRNFLPSIGRLTRYRPPVEGEQADGIVVRNDTGVFEGGEISMYYDPMIAKLCTWAPDRITAIDAMSAALDDFEVEGIGHNLPFLSAVMEQERFREGRLTTAYIAEEFPDGFAGVTPREADARLLAAAAALINLRVQGRDVQISGALANHARPVSPDWIVALDDFSFPIHCEQRQDSVAVSFDDGTTLQVSSDWQPGATHATFKIDGRAVGIKTGLAGSRIRLRWRGIDATVFVRSPRVAELARLMPKKLPPDTSKFLLCPMPGVVTSIVVNEGDTVEAGQALATVEAMKMENVLRAERRGVVSRIAAKAGASLGVDELIMEFE